The Thermanaerothrix sp. genome segment AAAAGGTGTTTGGACCTTTTGAACACGGCCATAATCCTATGCTGCTGCGGGGTCATCCTCTACGTCAACGTTCCCATAGCCCATCAGTCGTTCCTTCAGCGGGAGGTTGATTCAAGCCTCGGCGTGGTCTTCGCCCCTCCCATCTGGTGGTTCAAGTGGGTCCCGGTCCTGGGGGTGGTGCTTATGGCCCTTCAGGCCCTTTCGATCTTGGCGGGCCTCTTTAAAAAAGCCAAGCCCGAAGGCCCGGGCGGAGGTGTATAAGACATGGGAGAGTCCTACGCGCCGATAGTCATGTTCGCCGCCCTCTTCGGGATGATACTCATCAACCTCCCGGTGGCCTTCGCCCTCTTCGCCACCTCCATGGTCTTCGGGGTGGTCTACTGGGGCTGGGGCGGCCTTTACGTGGTGTTCCAGGGGATATGGACGTTGATGAACAACTGGGCCCTGGTTTCGCTGCCCCTTTTCGTGTTCATGTCCGCCATACTGGAGAAGAGCGGCGTTGCGGAGGAGCTCTTCACCACCCTGTACGACCTGTTCGGCAAGATAAGGGGTTCCCTGGCCATCGTGGCGGTGCTGTTCGGATACCTCATAGGGGCCATGTCGGGGGTGATAGCCGCGGCGGTATCCGCCATGGCGCTGATCCTCTTCCCGGTCATGGAGAAGAACCGCTACGACAGGCGCCTTTCCATCGGCTCCCTGCTGGCGGCGGGGTGTCTTCCCCAGGTGGTGCCGCCAAGCTTCAACATGATAGTCTACGGTTCCGTGGCGGGGGTCTCGGTGGGCAAGCTCTTCGCCGGCGGCCTTGGGGTGGGGCTGGTGATGGCCTTGGTCTTCATAGCCTACATATGGGTCTACTGCTCCGTCAACAAGGACAAGGCGCCGGTCATAACGGAGGAAATACCGCTCCGGGAGAAGCTGGCGTCCTTGCGGTTCCTGGTGGGCCCCTTCCTCATAATAATAGGGGTCCTTGGGTCCATATTCTCCGGCATGGCCACCCCAACGGAGGCCTCCGGAGTGGGGGCCTTCTTGAGCTTGGTCTACGTGGCCTTAAGGAGGCGCCTTAAGGGGGATGTGCTCAAGGACTCCCTGATGGTCACCCTTAAGGTGACCTCCATGGCCTGCTGGATAATGGCCGCGGGCTCCGCCTTCAGCTCCGTCTTCAGCGGCATAGGGGGAAGGACGTTGGTGGTGGGCTTCCTGACCTCCATGCCCGCCGCCAAGGTCTCGGTGCTGCTGTTCTCCATGGCGGTGATCTTCGTGCTGGGCATGTTCATAGACCCGGTCTCCATAATAATGATCATGACCCCCATCCTTACCCCCGCCGTGGTGGAGCTGGGGTACGACCCCATAT includes the following:
- a CDS encoding TRAP transporter small permease subunit, producing MDRISLWTGRVLMYLTLAIVAVVVYGVVVRYFVGRADVRAMFLSVWMYGALFVMGGAYTLLEKGHVSVDIIYSKLPAGLKRCLDLLNTAIILCCCGVILYVNVPIAHQSFLQREVDSSLGVVFAPPIWWFKWVPVLGVVLMALQALSILAGLFKKAKPEGPGGGV
- a CDS encoding TRAP transporter large permease subunit, which encodes MGESYAPIVMFAALFGMILINLPVAFALFATSMVFGVVYWGWGGLYVVFQGIWTLMNNWALVSLPLFVFMSAILEKSGVAEELFTTLYDLFGKIRGSLAIVAVLFGYLIGAMSGVIAAAVSAMALILFPVMEKNRYDRRLSIGSLLAAGCLPQVVPPSFNMIVYGSVAGVSVGKLFAGGLGVGLVMALVFIAYIWVYCSVNKDKAPVITEEIPLREKLASLRFLVGPFLIIIGVLGSIFSGMATPTEASGVGAFLSLVYVALRRRLKGDVLKDSLMVTLKVTSMACWIMAAGSAFSSVFSGIGGRTLVVGFLTSMPAAKVSVLLFSMAVIFVLGMFIDPVSIIMIMTPILTPAVVELGYDPI